A section of the Planctomycetota bacterium genome encodes:
- a CDS encoding OmpA family protein: MIRRGGIVTSLLLLGGAVLLGGCNKSGKQIELAQQEAAELREKNAALEAQLGERNTRIADLEGRLAAATAAPPPVDTGWERPASGRSSRTSDGGGSFDRSGRATISGDVLFDSGQVTIKSSARSQLDRIAADIQRQYGDADVRVEGYTDTDPIRKSKWGSNEALSQARADAVRDYLIRKGVSSSRISSVGMGSASPKATKAASRRVEVVILR; the protein is encoded by the coding sequence ATGATTCGGCGCGGAGGGATCGTGACGTCGCTGCTGCTGCTGGGTGGCGCCGTGCTGCTCGGTGGGTGCAACAAGTCGGGCAAGCAGATCGAGCTTGCGCAGCAGGAGGCCGCGGAACTCCGGGAGAAGAACGCGGCCCTGGAAGCGCAGCTCGGCGAGCGCAACACGCGGATCGCGGACCTGGAGGGTCGCCTGGCCGCCGCGACGGCGGCGCCGCCGCCGGTCGACACGGGGTGGGAACGCCCCGCGTCGGGGCGCTCGTCGCGCACGAGCGACGGGGGCGGGTCGTTCGACCGCAGCGGACGCGCGACGATCAGCGGCGACGTGCTGTTTGATTCCGGGCAGGTGACGATCAAGTCGTCGGCGCGGAGCCAGCTGGACCGGATCGCGGCGGACATCCAGCGTCAGTACGGGGATGCGGATGTTCGCGTCGAGGGGTACACGGACACCGACCCGATCCGCAAGAGCAAGTGGGGTTCGAACGAGGCGCTGAGCCAGGCGCGGGCCGACGCGGTGCGGGATTACCTGATCCGCAAGGGCGTGTCGAGTTCGCGGATCTCGTCGGTGGGCATGGGCTCGGCGAGCCCGAAGGCGACCAAGGCCGCCAGCCGGCGCGTCGAGGTCGTGATCCTGCGGTAA
- a CDS encoding prepilin peptidase, producing MTHATLGASEWILWVAPIVTALWVGAFGACVGSLVNVLVYRLPLGLDVVAPTSRCPNCETKLTWRENIPIFGWLMLRGKCRFCRSPISPEYPIVETFTACLWMLVFLALYAEQGRFLGVPVGVLGPTWGDSGFVATWPSFVVVVGLFSCLIAVTLIDARTFHIPMSLMVFPVVLGLLAHGGHALWIEYGGRGTLPRTSPGWTWTIPTPSAESWRLIGAAFGGAIGVVVSNVLLATGVIKRSFADYDDWVKAAEAEGKAAAAEGAGATPDAGVPAPGPDGAPTGGEPVPADSPEMWTRYPHARREMIRELVFLGPIVALALAGSLLAYRLAGPWAFDPVEFVERPSVQAPLWVTVLAGVCLGYLVGGGAVWAMRLFGSLAFGKEAMGLGDVHLMAAVGACVGWIDSVLGLFGAAFVGLAWAILGRVFSGVFQRHMPFGPYLAIATVLIWFAKPWVSQAVALLSPARPALTIP from the coding sequence CGCTGGGGCTCGACGTGGTCGCTCCGACGTCCCGCTGCCCCAACTGCGAGACCAAGCTGACGTGGCGCGAGAACATCCCGATCTTCGGCTGGCTGATGCTGCGCGGGAAGTGCCGCTTCTGCCGCTCGCCCATCTCGCCCGAGTACCCGATCGTCGAGACGTTCACGGCGTGCCTGTGGATGCTCGTGTTCCTGGCGTTGTACGCCGAGCAGGGGCGGTTCCTGGGCGTGCCGGTCGGGGTGCTGGGGCCGACATGGGGCGATTCGGGGTTCGTCGCGACGTGGCCGAGTTTCGTCGTCGTCGTCGGGCTGTTCTCGTGCCTGATCGCGGTGACGCTGATCGACGCCCGGACCTTTCACATCCCCATGTCGCTCATGGTGTTTCCCGTGGTGCTGGGATTGCTGGCCCATGGCGGGCACGCGCTGTGGATCGAGTACGGCGGGCGGGGCACGCTCCCGCGAACCTCGCCCGGCTGGACATGGACGATCCCCACGCCGTCCGCCGAGAGCTGGCGGCTGATCGGGGCGGCGTTCGGCGGGGCGATCGGGGTCGTGGTGTCGAACGTGCTGCTCGCTACGGGCGTGATCAAGCGGTCGTTCGCGGACTACGACGACTGGGTGAAAGCCGCCGAGGCCGAGGGCAAGGCGGCGGCGGCGGAGGGCGCCGGGGCGACACCGGACGCCGGCGTGCCGGCGCCGGGCCCGGATGGGGCGCCGACCGGCGGCGAGCCCGTGCCGGCCGACAGCCCGGAGATGTGGACCCGCTACCCGCACGCGCGCCGTGAGATGATCCGCGAGTTGGTCTTCCTGGGACCGATCGTCGCGCTGGCGTTGGCCGGGTCGCTGCTGGCGTACCGGCTGGCGGGCCCCTGGGCGTTCGACCCGGTGGAGTTCGTGGAGCGTCCGAGCGTGCAGGCGCCGCTGTGGGTGACGGTGCTCGCCGGGGTGTGCCTGGGGTACCTCGTCGGGGGCGGGGCGGTGTGGGCGATGCGCCTGTTCGGCAGCCTGGCGTTCGGGAAAGAGGCGATGGGGCTGGGCGACGTGCACCTGATGGCGGCGGTCGGCGCGTGCGTCGGGTGGATCGACTCGGTGCTGGGGCTGTTCGGGGCGGCGTTCGTCGGGCTGGCGTGGGCGATCCTGGGGCGGGTGTTCTCCGGCGTGTTCCAGCGGCACATGCCGTTCGGGCCGTACCTGGCCATCGCGACCGTGCTGATCTGGTTCGCGAAGCCGTGGGTCAGCCAGGCGGTGGCGCTGCTGTCGCCGGCAAGGCCGGCGCTGACGATCCCGTAG
- a CDS encoding sigma-70 family RNA polymerase sigma factor — MNRAAPRRASPVPDLLLHRVCEGDNQAVRECISRYGGLVWTLARRAGIPESDIEEAVQEIFAEIWRSGSRYDPTIASETAFIATIARRRLIDRRRRAGRRPATQAIGDEPSIEARPAPLPELGEEAATAARALESLSPEQQRVLRLSVYEGLSHELISRTTGLPLGTVKTHARRGLMRLREMLGVEPPPGGASA, encoded by the coding sequence ATGAACCGCGCCGCGCCGCGCCGGGCATCACCCGTGCCGGACCTTCTTCTCCATCGAGTGTGCGAGGGCGATAACCAGGCCGTCCGCGAGTGCATCTCGCGGTACGGCGGGCTCGTGTGGACGCTCGCGCGTCGCGCGGGCATCCCCGAGTCTGACATCGAAGAGGCCGTCCAGGAGATCTTCGCCGAGATCTGGCGGAGTGGTTCTCGGTACGACCCGACCATCGCGTCGGAGACGGCGTTCATCGCCACGATCGCGCGTCGCCGCCTCATCGACCGGCGCCGGCGCGCCGGAAGGCGTCCGGCGACGCAGGCGATCGGCGATGAACCGTCGATCGAAGCACGCCCCGCGCCGCTGCCCGAACTGGGGGAAGAGGCCGCCACCGCCGCCCGGGCGCTCGAGAGCCTGAGCCCGGAGCAGCAACGCGTGCTTCGTCTATCTGTGTACGAAGGGCTCTCGCACGAGTTGATCTCGCGCACGACCGGGCTCCCGCTGGGCACGGTGAAGACGCACGCCCGGCGCGGGCTGATGCGCCTTCGCGAGATGTTGGGCGTGGAGCCGCCGCCCGGGGGGGCGAGCGCATGA
- a CDS encoding fasciclin domain-containing protein translates to MNRVNVCGIAFSLVALPSLAFAQCGGSTAEAPGANIVMASHEQAGDIVDTAVGAGKFNTLVALVKAAGLVDTLKGPGPFTVFAPTDEAFAKIPAATRESLLKPENKALLTSILTYHVVPGKVMAKDVKTGAAGTVNGQRVDLVAKDGKVTVDGATVTAADVGATNGVIHVIDTVIMPSTDTVVQTAVKNGNFKTLASLLEKTGLVGALNGAGPFTVFAPTDEAFAKLGPAKLAELAKPESAETLKKILTYHVVQGRVFSPEVAKGWTGSTLAGPELVSKSAGGKVTVSGATVTATDIDASNGVIHVIDTVLLPK, encoded by the coding sequence ATGAACCGTGTGAACGTGTGCGGAATCGCGTTTTCTCTCGTCGCCCTTCCCTCGCTGGCGTTCGCGCAGTGCGGGGGTTCGACGGCGGAGGCCCCCGGGGCGAACATCGTGATGGCCTCGCACGAGCAGGCGGGGGACATCGTGGACACGGCGGTCGGCGCCGGGAAGTTCAACACGCTCGTGGCCCTCGTGAAGGCGGCGGGCCTGGTCGACACGCTGAAGGGCCCGGGCCCGTTCACCGTGTTCGCCCCGACCGACGAGGCGTTCGCGAAGATCCCCGCCGCGACGCGTGAGTCGCTGCTGAAGCCGGAGAACAAAGCGCTGCTGACCTCGATCCTCACGTACCACGTGGTGCCGGGCAAGGTCATGGCCAAGGACGTCAAGACCGGCGCCGCCGGCACGGTGAACGGGCAGCGCGTGGACCTGGTGGCCAAGGACGGGAAGGTCACCGTCGACGGGGCGACGGTCACCGCCGCCGACGTGGGCGCGACCAACGGCGTCATCCACGTGATCGACACGGTGATCATGCCCTCGACCGACACGGTCGTGCAGACGGCGGTCAAGAACGGCAACTTCAAGACGCTCGCGTCGCTGCTGGAGAAGACCGGGCTGGTGGGCGCCCTGAACGGCGCCGGGCCCTTCACGGTCTTCGCCCCCACGGACGAGGCCTTCGCCAAGCTCGGCCCGGCCAAGCTCGCTGAGCTGGCCAAGCCGGAGAGCGCCGAGACGCTCAAGAAGATCCTGACGTACCACGTTGTGCAGGGCCGCGTCTTCTCGCCCGAGGTCGCCAAGGGCTGGACCGGCTCGACGCTGGCGGGCCCCGAGCTGGTCAGCAAGTCGGCGGGCGGCAAGGTCACTGTGAGCGGCGCGACCGTCACCGCGACGGACATCGACGCCTCGAACGGGGTGATCCACGTCATCGACACGGTGCTCCTGCCGAAGTAA